From the Eulemur rufifrons isolate Redbay chromosome 26, OSU_ERuf_1, whole genome shotgun sequence genome, the window AACCCCACGCGCCGGGGCAGGCGGGGTGCGCTGAGCGCGTCCCGCAAACGCGCCCCTTCTGGGACCCGAACGCGCAGCCAAGTTCACGGCCACGCGCGCCCCACGCGGCCCGGAGCCGGGGGCGACAGCGGGAGACGCCCCTCGCCGCGTCCCCTCGCCGCGTCCCCCCCGCGCGGCctcgtcgccgccgccgccgcgagCGCAGGGACCGGCCCGGCCTGCGCGCGGGGAGCCCGGCGAGCTCCGGCTCTGCAGGCGGCGGCGGCCCCGCGCGCTCCGCAGCCCATCGGCGGGAGGTGCCCGCGTCCCCGCGTCCCCGCGTCCCCTCACCTCGGCGCcagccgcccccgccccgcccccggcccccctCCTCCCGCGCCGCCCCGcgcgcccctcccccgccgcgCAAACAGAGCCGggcgcggggtggggggggcggcgccggctccctcctccctcctccctcctccctcctcccccctccgcCCGCGCACTCGGCGACCGCAGCCGGCCGGGCAGCAGCGCAGGGACAGCGGAGACCACCGCCGCCGGCCCCGCGCCCGCACACACGCGCGCCGGCTCCgcgcccccacctcctcctccttccgcCCCCTCCGCTCCaccgtctcctcctcctcctctctgcaaccagggaggggagaaaaaaaaaaaaaaaagccatttacaggtattttctttcttttttttattttttttatttttttggatccGCATATTTATTTATGcaccccccctccctccccaacagTTTGTGGACAAGTATTAAAGTTGTAATTGGGAGCTGCCAGGACACATCTGGAtttgtgtttctttgtgttaggggGTGATGAGCAACTAATTAAAGGCAGACTGGCAGCGTCTGCAAATTCTAAGGCTTCCCCAAATAAAAAGAGACTGGTAAGtgattgttctttctctttctctggcctttttttttttttttcctcctcttctctctctcttaaatgTTTGCTGTCCGTTGGGATTGTGAAAGTAGCTGTTAATGCTGGACTCCAGCAATAAAAAAGCGTCgctgtattaatttattaattaatctgCACCCGCCCCTCCTCCCGAATGCTAAATACGACCTTTGATCTCTCTGTCTCCGGTAGACCAGACAGACAGTGTTAGGCTGCGCGGCCACATTGTGCACAGGCAAAACAGCATCATGAAGCGTGGATCTCTAATGTGGCTTTGCCAGAGGACTCTAGttatttgtatgtgttttattttgtttttacataaaaTCCAAACAATAGCTGTGGGTTAGGTACCTTTTTTTCATGCCCCAGAGATGCATTGATTAAACAATAATGACCTGGATACTGGGCATGatcattttcttcagtttctgGGGGCATTAAACCTTGAGGCAGCcagggggggaggggatggcaaTCAGAAAAGCAAGGGAAAGCTGCTGTTTGGAAACACCACTCTGAGACTCCGAAAAAGGGACAATTGAATGATTTCTTTATTGGGAACAAGGTCAAAGActaaaatgttgaaatttttcCCCTCTACTCAGTGTGGTGATATCCTCTGCATGGTTGGCATAACTAGTTTTTACTGAGTAGCAGTTATTATGGTCTTGCAGTTACAATGTGATGCTCAGAAACTGAGGCTAGAAGCATATCCTTGCTGtgtcttccccttcccccttcctggcAGCAAGAATATTTAGCCAGGAGCATTTTGGGGGCACCCTTTGTATAGCCAGCAGACCTCAGAGGGAGCAGCCTGCGCTAATGCGAAACCACGGAGGTGGCTCCTGAGTGCTGTGATTGAAAGCCGCCTGCGAGCTTCTAATCCAGCCTGGGGTGAGGTTCCTTATCTTGATTTACTTTGCCTAATAGGGATTTGTTTACATAAACCTCTCTTTTTTTTAGGGTACCTCATCAGTAGGTCTTGAAGTTTTTGCACTTGGAGTTTGGGCACAAATGGTTCATTAATCTAATTATAAGCCTAATTACTATAATTGATAACCATTTTGAACTCTGAATATTTGAGACTGAGACGACTGGGCCCCCAGGAAGAATTCCCTGAACTCCACATTCTAGACCAATCTGTAGACTTGCAAAGATGTCACAAAAAGATATTCTGGccaaaaaaaatctggaaacaaaGAAACTGGTTTTTTAGGTGAATATACACTTTAGGTCTTTGCTTTACTTCTTAAAAGGCTGGGATGTACCTTGTCCCTCTGTAATAAACGACTAAAATACCTCTTCCTAAAGCATAATAATGGCCTGGAAGCAAATAGATGAATGCAAATACCCAGTTAACATTAAACTTTCCTCCTAAAAAGGGcgaaagaagaaaatcatttttaatggctcaTTTCTTCAGATGAACAATGCCTTAAGAGATTTCCCCCTTTTCACTCAATGTAAAAACCAGTGATGGTGAGAAatcgtttttttaaaaagccccatGCTTTCCTCTTGTCTGGGGAAGAGACAGCAATCTTCATTAGGGATGACTTGGGAATATTCTCACAGAGGCTGCAGGAACTTGGTTTAAAACCTGTGACATtgcttgtatatatatattttttgttttaatctcatCTAGtccatcattttcttcctttcttttgaacAAGTAGAACACCATCCTCTTatttcccacccccccccccaaccaagCCCCTCCACCAAATGGCTTGTACAATTGAGACCTGTCCTTGGTCCATTGAATTAAGACCCTAACCGAGCCAGCTGTGCTGGGATTCAAACTAATGACcgcagacacagaaggacactgTGGCAGCTGGTagagcttccccccccccccccccccgcctcttTAGTTCAGATTGTATGTGGGCAGTTTCTCAGCTCTCAGTTGTATTGTGTTTGCTTACAGTTTACGCTCGGATGTATTGTAGACTTTCTCAGCACTTCATTTGCTAATTTCCTGTTCGTTTTCCTCATAGGGCCCTTGCTGCGTTCTACCTCCCAGCATTTGCATGCCCGGGCAGCGCTGGTTCGCACGCTGCCTAACGTTTAAATGCCCTCCGCTGCTGGGTAGCGTCGCCCCCCACCCGCGATTTGCATGTGTTTAGGGCTGCGATTGCCCTTTGCCTCCGGCGTCTCTCACCGcgccttccctccttccccggGTACCCTGGCTATTAACGCGTTTTCTCAGGAGGGTTATAAGAATAGGGGGGAGGAGCTGCGGTttgcagaggggagggagggagcgggaGGGAGCGGGGGTTGGGGacgttggggggaggggagcggggggGGGGTCGTGTCTCGGGGATTGTCATGCAAACGACCTGCCGGAGGAATGTGAGAGCTCTCGGTGTCTGCGGTGGGGGAGTGACGGaggctgtttatttatttttttttttcctcttttgcctCGTGCAGCGCGTTGGAATGACTTTCTTTATTTTAGTTGTAACAGTTGGAGGATAATGCCAAGGAAGACGCCGCCTGGGAAGTCGCCGTCCGTGGAAATGCGCCCCGGAGAGGAATAAAGCAGCCCTCGTCTcgctctcccacccccaccccacccccaacccacccacctctccctcccGCCTCGCCCCCCCCCAGCTCCACCAtcactcccttccctcccccccgcccgcccccctctcccacccagggGTCGGACCCGGCGGTCCCCGATTCCACCCTGCACCCCTTCTTCCCGCCCTGCACCATGAACACCAACGTCTGCGTGGAGCCGGGGCCGAGCCCCGAGGCGCCGGGCCTGCCCAAGGAGAGCCACCTGCCCGAGGGCGCGCTCAACAGCCTGGTGGATTACAACTCGGAGGTGGAGCGCTACCGCTCCTTCGCCTCCTCCTTCTACAAGACCAACGGCGGCGCCTTCCCGCAGGCGGCCAAGATCGCGCGCATCACCACGCCGATCTTCCCGGgcagcgccgccgccgccgcggccgccgcgcGCATCGGCATGTCCCCCTGGAACTGCGACAACGCGGCCacggccgccgccgccaccgccatgCTCTGGGgcagcggcgggggcgggggcggcggcggcggcggcggcggcggcggcggcgggggcggcaggaaaccctcctcctcttcctcctcctcctcctcctcctcctcctccgcggccgccgccgccgccgccgccgtcgccTCGTCCCCGGCGGGGCTGCccgcgggcggcggcggcaggaCGGGCGCGCACCCCCGCGGCGACGCGGCGCGCCTGGGCAAGGCGGGCTGCGCGCCGGAGCCCGCGCTGCAGATGGCGAACGGCAACTTCCTGCCGGGCCTGGCCCCCGAGCACTGCCGGCCGCTGGCGGGCGAGTGCATGAACAAGCTCAAGTGCGGCGCGGCCGAGGCGGAGCTCATGAACCTGCCCGAGCGCGTGGGGACCTTCTCCGCCATCCCGGCGCTGGGGGGCATCTCGCTACCCCCGGGGGTCATCGTCATGACGGCGCTGCACTCCCCCGCCGCGGCCTCGGCGGCCGTCTCGGACAGCGCGTTCCAGATCGCCAACCTGGCGGACTGCCCGCAGAcgcactcctcctcctcctcctcgtcctcggcCGGGGGGGCCGGCGGCGCCAACCCGGCCAAGAAGAAGCGGAAACGGTGCGGGGTGTGCGTGCCCTGCAAGCGGCTCATCAACTGCGGCGTGTGCAGCAGCTGCAGGAACCGCAAAACCGGACACCAGATCTGCAAGTTTAGGAAATGCGAAGAGCTAAAGAAAAAGCCCGGCACTCCGCTAGAGGTCAGAGGAGATGGTTTCTTGTTTCCgggcctgccccctgccctgctcgCCCCCTGCCCCCTCCGGGGACTCCTGTCCGGCTTCGAGACGCAGCCGCCGCGCCCCCCCTGCCCCGAGGCTGCGCTCGGCTTCTGAGCGGGCCCGGCGGGGGGTGCGCAGGGCACGGCCCCCACCGCCCCCCTGCACAGCACGGGGCGCCGCCCCCCTGCCGGGAGGGCACCCCCCTTCTGTCTTGGGGGGGGGGAATAGTGCAATTGGTCTGAAGAATCAGCAGTTGCACGCCCAGTGCGCTCAGTAGTCCCCTTTGGTGGCTTGACAGGCCCCCTCCTCCTTACCGAGAACCAGCCCAGAGGACTGGACGCCATCACACCCTAGATACACCTATTGGCTAAGACAGACTCGCTGGTGGCCCCACACGAGCCTATGTTCTCAtgaaaataataccaataataaCACACCAGTAATCGCTTCAGCTGCAATACCTGGATTGAAAAGAGGATTTGCCAGCCCCTCCTAGAATAGCTTCTCACCGTGACAGAATGTTTCCATTTCCTGCCGTATTTTCTTACAGATCTGGTATTTTTTGAGAAAGTGGCACTAGTACAGAAAGCTGATCTCCACCTGCAGTTTTTAAGGCGATGTGACTTAGGATAAAGGGATACAGTTAGTTCATTTCAGGACAGGTGATGGTGATTTTGGTCGAAGGTTATCTTAGGTAGTTTCATGAATGAACGGTTTCTGAAAGTCAGTTATCAAAAAACAGAAAGTCTTTCCCTTGAGCTCTGCATTTGACACAGTAACCATTTTGTGGCTGGGAAATTGTTCTAGACACCACGTGAAGTTTTGGTTGATACCGAATATGGTCAATAATAGTTTCTTGTACCTAAATGTCCTTAAAACAGACATTGTACAGGTGATCCGTCGCTGAAGTAATTGTTAAATTAGGCTTTTAATGATGTTAAATTCAAAGACTGATGTGTTGGATGGAAATTTCATACGGTGTCCTGATCACAACATGCAGGGGAAAAGGTGAAAAATCACAGGTAAATGGTTTTGGTGGCATATAGACGAATAATCATAGTTAGTCCCTTGATAAGATTCACAGAGTAGATGTTAAATGTTCATATATACACGAAACTGTAGCCGGTGGATTTGGCATTTGGGAACATTCCATGGGCTGGGTGGTAGGGTGAGAGCAGCTCTCATAAGTGGTCAGAAGGGTCCTTGTACATCCTTGCAAAAATTGTGAGCACTGGTTAGAGGAGTTTTCACTATGGAGAACTGAAGAGTGGTCTTGAAAAGGATGAAGAGGAGGGTTAAAGATCTTTGTCATAGgtttaaacacaaagaaaatatactctcttaaaaaaaacttatttgtaTAAATCAAAGCAGATAACACTTTGGGATTCCAGAATTATGTTGATATCATTGATTATGATCAGCCCCTTCAAAATATTGCGTTTATTTCTCTTAATAAGAGAAATCATCTCTCTGTTGAAACTTTAACTTTACTCCAGGACGCTTTATTACATTTCCTTCGGCAACTCTCTTTAAGTAAAGATAATAGCAACTATAATGCAAATCCATGTAGATTCTTAGGTGGCATTCATTAGCTTTTGAATTCTATCTTCTAGATTAATTTCTTGTAACTTCTCTGGGTCTTAAGGACCACTGGAAATTAAAATTCAGCTCATATTGAAATTTCCTACTAATACCCAATTGATAAGGACTACatgctattatttttcctattggaATGTAGTATCTAGAATTGTAGTTGTGGTTCTGGCATTAGACCTGGTGTTGAGTTAGACTCATGGCACTACGTGTCTACCAACTTAGGTATGTGGTGGATAGGACCACTGAACAATTCTTATTTATGTAGTAAATAACCGCGCTGGAGGAACTTGATAGGAGCATCTCTAGGATTTCTGCACAAGTTTCTATGCCAATGTTTCAGTCTAAACACAtttcatgaatttccttttttttttttttcttttggtagttttCCCTCAAGTTTGTTGTGATGTTCAAATTCTTCAGTCATTTTGATCCCAAAATCCCATAAAatcaccttttcttctttttttttaaaattctcatgcACAAAGTTCTGTTGATCTTCAGAAGATGAGGtgtgaaaaggagaagaaaatggcCCCCTTTGTAGAGCCCTCAAGATCTTTTCCTAACTGCAGACCCCTTCCTTATCAGAGCATGGATTGCAAAGCAAGGCTAAGATGATTAATGGAACACTGTTggcctgaaagaaagaaaaaaaaaaaaaaagttcttaaaattgACTAAGGTTCTATCTAGGTCATTAAAAAAGGCAATGGCAGCGTGACAGCCCCAAACCTACGAGTAACCGCACAGTATGGTTGTAGGAAGCCAGCCAGGAGCATGTCAGAGTGACAGTGCTGTCATGGCTGAccaaggctgggacagggatTGGACGGAGATGAAAAGTCCCCCTGCTGAACTGGCGTCCCTCCTAATTTGGTCCATCATCATCCGAGGAACTGTTCTAGAGATTGCTTGGACTTGTGGCTGAGGGTAGCGATTTGGTGACTCATTGTGGCCATTCCCTGTGCATTTCAGGTGTAAACTTTGTAGCTAATATTTGTTGGCTTTACATGACGCGCATCAGTGAACATCTGGATCACGATCATAGCATATATTCTTATTTATCACTTCACACCTCCTGCGTCCTTCTTCCCTTTGACTTGTTCTCATCCCAAAGGCTGGAGgcataatcagatttttttttcagggtgAGTGAACTGAAATTAGGACAGACTCACACGGATGGGTTGGGATTCTTGCCCACAGTTTGTTAAAGCCCTCCCCTCTAGCATTCCTTTTAGAACTGCTTTAGTTGTTTCTATAATACATTCTGATGCTTCGTCTGACTTTAAAAGCATCTCCATgctagaaaaatgtttataaaatcacCCCTTGACAATAATCCATGTGATAATGCAcataaagcatttcatttttctatattttgcacTGTATGTTTGCATGTGGCACTGTTCATTTAGTTTATGACTCTATTAAAAATAGCCACTAATTGTTCAAAGCAGTCGTCACTGCTGTGGCGTGCCCCTTGTGTGacaaaacctattttaaaaacttgtattcTAAATGATCAATGTTAAATGCctagatattttaagaaatgtgggattatttAGGAGATCCTTGTGATAGTAAGCTACATAATAACACTTTGTGTCTTGCAAAAGtaatctttcagttttttttttttttattcacagcTCTTACATTTCTGATGctaaaatgtaactttttaaaatttcccactcTGATATGGCTCAAGGGATCCAGTTGTCCCGTGGGCAACCCCAGCCTCTTAGTCCCTGAACATTGTTCAGGTGACATGATTGATCTCTGTGGGACAGCATTAGAGGCCACACAGATCTGGTTTCTCTCCCATTAGCTGATTTATGGGATCACATTAGTCAGCGGTGCCTCAGGAgttcccctgcccccactctgGGCTCTCTGTGCCACAAGTCACACGCGCCACCACCCAGGGCTTTGGTGAGCTGGAGGAGAGACTGCAGAGGGTAGGTTACAGTGAAGACATCGAGAAactggaagaggagggaaaagaaccattccatttctctcttttcttttctgtcccttaaatatttgtctgCTGATCATACAGGCCAACGATAATTTTCCCAGGAGTTAGGATGAGCTTCTGAGGGATTTGGTGGAAGATACCCAGCTACCGTGGCGAATGTGGTGACTTGCTTCAGAAGCGTTTCAGAGGAGGAGGGACATATTATCTGTGCTGTTAAATGCTAAGAGCCCAACCATGTAAATAGCAATTGTCAAATTCTGGACAAAGTACAGTCTGCAGTTTGCTCAGGAAGATGGCACCTGCCTCCTGAGGACAGCATTTGTAAACCAGGTGTGTCACCCAAACAGAGCCCGTAGAGCTAAGGAGTGAAACAAGTCAATCATTGAACATGCGATAAGTTTTTGAAATTTggtggccttaaaaaaaaaaaaaaaaatcgatggATAAAATATAAACGTTTCATGTCTTCAATGGAAATATCCACCAGTTTGTCATTTTTatgtcataatttaaaaatgggttttccatttttagtttcaaGGATTAAAAACATGCcagtagaaaaatatacatttttgttttaatccaaaaatgcaaatatataattgactataaagaggaaagaggagtttttttttttttcaataaaataaaaaaaaaaaatatgacagcaTGTTAGCATTAGAATGTAACATAGAAAGAAGGTAGGGgaaagattttgaattttataaatgataagaaaaaagcTCAGAAAAGTTTAGACTAAAGCCACAAAACAGATTGGTGGCCAAGGCATCAAATGTAATACCAGTCCAGTGAGATTCATTTTCTATCACTAGGTTTGATACAAGGGagttaaaacattaaataatgttatacacaataaatacatagaattttatctgttacttaaaaaatatttttaaaagaagcatacatttttaataattccaaaatgaaaacaataccCTCACCCATCCAAACATCATGTAAGTTCTAAGTAATCTTTTAGATGGCAATTAGGAAtagtaaaataaagcaattaaaatttattcacaAATTATACTATAAGAATGTTTGAAATTCAACCATCATCAAACAAAATACAAGCATTCGGAAAGCAACTAAGAACAAATTAAATACCAATAAACATTAGACTTCAATTTAGTCAGATAAAAGTATCTGGATATTTTAAGAATGGAAAACGTTGGCTATTCAACtattgaattttaaagtttttaatgaattaattgatTACTGAAGTATTGCCGCACATTTGGTTAGTCTTAGCCATCTGTTATTCTGGATGAATAGTTATGTTTTGCTTAGTCAGACTTATAGattgataaatatataataatttaataaaatagcctagaaaactaaaaatttaaaggtGTGCCAAAATAGGCATTCAATCCATATTTGCTGTGGTTGGAACGATGGTTTGTCAAGTTCCAGACTGAAGATCTATGTTGGGGTAACCCTGAAGACATTCTTGGACTATTCTTTCTGGAAACACAGTTAAACATGAAATTATTTGAGTATTTCCCAGGAATAGGTTGAtagtgtgttttttaaaagtcttctaaATTTGTTGGTGCTCTTAGTATTTATGGCTTAACCTTAGCGGATCAGATCGTCTGAATATAAAGTTCACTTTTACCAGAAAACAATTCactttaattttactttgaaaaagacTAGCAAAATGTCCCGCTGTTCAACAAATTCCATAAAAGTGGATATGCTTCGATTTCCTAAGTTTATTTTTACTCACATCATACAAAATACTAAAAGTAAACTCTTGCATTTGTCACTTAGAAATACCTGTTACAAGTAATAGGTTAAATAAATCAAGATTTATTTAAAGGCTCACGTAAATATACAAATTGGAGAAAGCACTACTCCTCTTTCAGTTTCCCCCCTCTTCCtagat encodes:
- the CXXC4 gene encoding CXXC-type zinc finger protein 4; translation: MNTNVCVEPGPSPEAPGLPKESHLPEGALNSLVDYNSEVERYRSFASSFYKTNGGAFPQAAKIARITTPIFPGSAAAAAAAARIGMSPWNCDNAATAAAATAMLWGSGGGGGGGGGGGGGGGGGGRKPSSSSSSSSSSSSSAAAAAAAAVASSPAGLPAGGGGRTGAHPRGDAARLGKAGCAPEPALQMANGNFLPGLAPEHCRPLAGECMNKLKCGAAEAELMNLPERVGTFSAIPALGGISLPPGVIVMTALHSPAAASAAVSDSAFQIANLADCPQTHSSSSSSSSAGGAGGANPAKKKRKRCGVCVPCKRLINCGVCSSCRNRKTGHQICKFRKCEELKKKPGTPLERTPVPSAEAFRWFF